TCGGCGACGCCGCCTGCTTCGTGGACCCGGTGCTGTCCTCCGGCGTCCATCTGGCCACGTACGGGGCCCTGTTGGCGGCCCGCTCGGTGAACGCGGCCCTGGACGGCAGCGTGCCCGAGGAGCGGGGCTTCGCCGAGTTCGAGGCGCGCTACCGCCGCGAGTACCGCGTGTTCTACGAGTTCCTCATCGCCTTCTACGACATGGAGCGCAACGAGGACTCGTACTTCTGGTCGGCGAAGAAGATCACCAACGTGGACCTCGGCGAGGCGGCGGCGTTCGCCGAGCTGGCGGGCGGGCTGGTCTCCCGCGACTCCGCGGTGGTCCGCACGGACTGGCAGACGTCCGCCGCACAACTGGACGGTGCGGTAGCCGAGTTGACGGTCTCGGACGGCCGCATGAACCCTCTCCTGTCCGCCCCGGTCGTCGGCGAGACCTTCCGCACCGGCAACGACCTTCAGGAACAGGCCCTTTACGGCGGCCCGCTCGACGACCAAGGACCGGCCTCCCCCGACGGCCTCGCGGTCACCCCGGACGGCCTGTCCTGGACGAAGGCCTGACCCTCCGCCGTCCGTTGCCCCGTTGACCTTGCCCGAAGGGGAACCCGCAGCATCGGCGTACCGATGTCTGCGTAAGGAGCGAGGGTGCGCCGGGTACTGATCGACGTCCGGCCGTTGCGGCGGGCCGCGTTCCGGCGGCTGTGGGCGTGCGGCCTGGTGACCACGCTGGGCGCCCAACTGACCGCGCTGGCCGTGCCGATGCAGTTGTACGACCTCACCGGCTCCTCGGCGTACGTCGGGCTGGCGGGGTTCGTGGGATTCGCGCCGATGGCGCTCGCGGCGCTGTGGGGCGGCACGCTGGCGGACGTGCGGGACCGGCGGCGGGTGCTCCTCGCGACCACGGCCGGGATCGGGCTGACGTCCCTGCTGCTGTGGGCGCAGGCGTGGGCGCGGCTGGAGTCGGCGGGGGTGCTGCTGGCGCTCGTCGGGGTGCAGCAGGCGCTCTTCGGTGCCAACGCGGCGGTGAGCGGGGCGGTCGTGCCCCGGCTGGTGCCGCGCGAGCTGCTGCCCGCCGCGAACGCTTTGCAGTCGCTGGTCTCCTGGTCGGCCGGGATCGCCGGACCGCTGCTGGGCGGCGGGCTGCTGCCGGTGATCGGGGCGCAGGCGCTGTATCTCGCCGACGCGGCGACGCTCGGCGTCCCGCTGTGGGCCGTGTGGCGGCTGCCGCCCCTGCCACCCACCAGCGCCGCCGAACGGGGCGCGGGCCCATGGCAGTTCGCGGCGGGCTTCCGGCTGCTGGCGAGCCGGCAGGTCCTGCTGGTCGTCTATCTCGCCGACTTCGCGGCGCTCTTCCTGGGCATGCCGGCCGCGCTGTTCCCGCAGCTGGCGCGGGAGACGTACCCGGGGGCGAACGTCGGCGTGCTGTACGCGGCGATCTCCGCCGGGGGTGTGCTCGCGGCGCTGTTCTCCGGCGGCCTCACCCGCACCTCCCGCCACGGTGTCGCGGTCGCGCTGTCGGTGTGCGTGTGGGGGTTCGCGCTGGCCGCGTTCGGACTGGTGAACTCGCTCGCGGTGGCGGCGGGTTGGCTCGTGGTGGCGGGCGGGGCACTGCTGACGCTCGGGGTGTTC
This DNA window, taken from Streptomyces sp. NBC_00663, encodes the following:
- a CDS encoding MFS transporter, giving the protein MRRVLIDVRPLRRAAFRRLWACGLVTTLGAQLTALAVPMQLYDLTGSSAYVGLAGFVGFAPMALAALWGGTLADVRDRRRVLLATTAGIGLTSLLLWAQAWARLESAGVLLALVGVQQALFGANAAVSGAVVPRLVPRELLPAANALQSLVSWSAGIAGPLLGGGLLPVIGAQALYLADAATLGVPLWAVWRLPPLPPTSAAERGAGPWQFAAGFRLLASRQVLLVVYLADFAALFLGMPAALFPQLARETYPGANVGVLYAAISAGGVLAALFSGGLTRTSRHGVAVALSVCVWGFALAAFGLVNSLAVAAGWLVVAGGALLTLGVFRKSVLQSAVPDEMRGRLQGVDTVIAAGGPRLGDLAHGVAGASFGATWAITGGGILTAATALALLLCFPGFRRHRGT